In Peromyscus maniculatus bairdii isolate BWxNUB_F1_BW_parent chromosome 21, HU_Pman_BW_mat_3.1, whole genome shotgun sequence, one DNA window encodes the following:
- the LOC143269917 gene encoding uncharacterized protein LOC143269917, whose amino-acid sequence MGQTVTTPLSLTLKHWSDVKIRANNEGVVIKKKKWITLCEADWVKMNVGWPRQGTFNLSLISQVEGKVFASSPQGHPDQVPYIAMWRLLTTEPPPWVKPFLFPSAPRQQQRSPNPGAEEARSADPSHSLFLPNPTPASLFLSPQAAAPAQATVGGGNAQAGAQATVGGGNAQAGAQATVGGGNAQAGAQATVGGGNAQAGAQAAAGYGAGAQAGPGMGSAGDCSPTGSGTTGEPRFGEGGSGGTAPLMSAKPLLPPASPSSSLYPVLPRKDSPKAPVLPPDPNSPLIDLLTEDPPPYPGNRAPEGPVAPAMAPEGPTAPPEAPEQPPRREREDEIPAPSPIAGRLRGKRDEPAKESRAFPLREGPNHQLQYWPFSASDLYNWKQHNPPFSKDPVALTNLIESILVTHKPTWEDCQQLLQTLLTVEEKQWVFLEARKRVPGEDGRPTQLPNIIDAAFPLTRPNWDFATPEGREHLRLYRQLLLAGLRGAARRPTNLAQVRNVTQGKEETPAAFLERLREAYRMYTPYDPEDTGQAPGVILSFIYQSSPDIRAKLQRLEGLHSLSLSDLLREAEKVFNKRETPEEREERLWQRQEERDKKRHREITKVLATVVSQGQVSEGVRKKDRRKPPLDKDQCAYCRERGHWARDCPKKPQESRKPKSRATDLLNLED is encoded by the coding sequence atgggacagactgtcaccacccccttgagcctcacgcttaaacactggtcagacgtaaagatacgagccaacaacgaaggagtcgtaatcaagaagaaaaaatggatcactctttgcgaggccgattgggttaaaatgaatgtaggatggcctcgtcagggaacctttaaccttagtcttatttcacaggtggagggaaaagtttttgcttccagtccccagggccacccggaccaggtcccatacattgccatgtggagactcctgacaacagaacctcccccatgggttaagccgtttctcttcccctcggCCCCCCGGCaacagcagcgctcgccgaatcccggggccgaggaagccagatcggcggatccctcccactccctgttcctccctaaccccacaccagcaagtcttttcctctccccgcaggCCGCCGCGCCGGCGCAGGcgactgtgggaggtgggaacgcgcaggcgggtgcgcaggcgactgtgggaggtgggaacgcgcaggcgggtgcgcaggcgactgtgggaggtgggaacgcgcaggcgggtgcgcaggcgactgtgggaggtgggaacgcgcaggcgggcgcgcaggCGGCCGCAGGTTATGGTGCCGGCGctcaggcggggccggggatgggatCGGCGGGAGACTGCTCCCCGACCGGCTCTGGGACGACTGGGGAGCCCCGATTTGGGGAAGGGGGCTCAGGAGGGACGGCGCCACTGATGAGCGCCAAACCACTGCTCCCTCccgcctctccttcctcctccctttaccctgtTCTCCCACGAAAGGATTCCCCTAAGGCTCCCGTCCTCCCCCCGGACCCCAATTCACCTCTTATTGACCTCCTCACAGAGGacccaccaccatacccagggaATCGGGCACCGGAGGGACCGGTGGCCCCTGCAATGGCACCGGAGGGACCGACGGCCCCCCCGGAGGCGCCTGAACAGCctccaaggagagagagggaagatgagaTTCCGGctccctccccaattgccggtcgcctacgaggaaagCGCGACGAGCCAGCTAAGGAGTCCAGAGCCTTTCCCCTTAGGGAAGGTCCTAACCACCAGCTCCAATACTGGCCGTTTTCAGCGTCTGATCTCTAcaactggaaacaacataatccccctttctctAAGGACCCTGTTGCCTTGACTAACCTGATTGAGTCCATTTTAGTGACCCACAAGCCCACTTGGGAAGATTGTCAGCAGTTACTGCAGACCCTCCTGACGGTGGAGGAAAAGCAGTGGGTCTTCCTGGAGGCTCGGAAGCGGGTTCCAGGAGAAGATGGAAGACCCACCCAATTGCCTAATATCATTGACgcagcctttcccctcacccgCCCGAACTGGGACTTCGCGACCCCGGAAGGTAGGGAGcacctacgtctctatcgccagttgctcttggcGGGTCTCCGAGGGGCAGCTAGACGCCCTACCAATCTGGCCCAGGTTAGAAATGTAacccagggaaaggaggaaacgCCGGCAGCGTTCTTAGAAAGACTTAGAGAGGCATACAGAATGTATACCCCGTACGATCCAGAAGATACAGGACAGGCGCCGGGTGTCATACTGTCTTTCATCTATCAGTCAAGTCCAGATATAAGGGCCAAGTTACAGAGACTAGAAGGATTGCATTCACTCAGTTTGTCAGATTTattgagagaggcagaaaaagtgtttaataagagagaaactcctgaagagcgggaagagagattatggcagaggcaggaagagagagataaaaagcgTCATAGGGAAATAactaaagtcctggccactgtagtatctcagggacaggtcagcgaGGGAGTTAGGAAGAAAGATCGGAGAAAGCCACCACTGGACAAagaccagtgtgcttactgtagagagagaggacattgggctcgtgactgccCAAAGAAGCCTCAAGAGTCTCGGAAGCCTAAGTCAAGGGCCACGGACctcctcaatctggaggattag